Proteins from a genomic interval of Xylocopa sonorina isolate GNS202 chromosome 4, iyXylSono1_principal, whole genome shotgun sequence:
- the LOC143422904 gene encoding rho GDP-dissociation inhibitor 2-like yields the protein MSEPNTDHVDSVEEELEVESNYKPPPEKTIEQILETDKEDESLRKYKETLLGEAKSGGVVVDPNDPRKVIVKKLALCVADRPDMELDLTGDLTQLKKQTFVIKEGVSYRIRIDFIVQREIVHGLKYVQKTYRLGVPVDKMMHMVGSYPPKTEVQSYTTPTEDAPAGVMARGSYSVSSLFTDDDKHEHLKWEWSFEIKKDWKE from the exons ATGTCAGAACCTAACACCGATCACGTCGACTCCGTAGAAGAGGAATTAGAAGTGGAATCCAACTACAAACCTCCACCAGAAAAGACAATAGAACAAATTCTAGAAACAGACAAGGAAGATGAAAGTTTACGCAAATATAAAGAAACACTTTTAGGAGAAGCAAAATCTGGAGGTGTTGTTGTAG ATCCAAATGATCCCAGGAAGGTAATAGTCAAGAAATTAGCGCTATGTGTGGCAGATCGGCCAGACATGGAATTAGATTTAACGGGTGATCTCACTCAGTTAAAGAAACAAACATTTGTAATAAAAGAAGGTGTTAGCTACAGAATTAGGATCGACTTTATTGTTCAGCGTGAAATTGTCCATGGTCTAAAATATGTTCAAAAAACTTATCGCCTTGGAGTACCAG TGGATAAGATGATGCATATGGTGGGTTCTTATCCACCGAAAACAGAAGTTCAATCTTATACTACTCCAACAGAGGATGCACCAGCTGGAGTAATGGCACGTGGTTCTTATAGTGTAAGCTCCTTGTTTACTGACGATGATAAACATGAACATCTAAAGTGGGAGTGGTCGTTTGAAATTAAGAAAGACTGGAAAGAATAA